The Anopheles coluzzii chromosome 2, AcolN3, whole genome shotgun sequence genome window below encodes:
- the LOC120947329 gene encoding protein TANC2 isoform X4: MFRKSRRIRMGTRTVAGGGVDYDGGTRSVFDLAAIRKILENETGGALCPSCQMPFDKGKKRKLIDACGHERCYSCMFRNEACPHCQAQKEPNQPGHPPQHHPASRVQPDMDNDILSSNGAIYQPLSRKMHGYGSSNHLMSPLGSPQPQNRSQMRTNGHFSSIYQSPSDILGTAERYKLKDRPPKCPQGGKTESHYASITTGSTGVAGSTHHQQPGYGMMKPLQQRSALNSSSEITSSTCATPPQNRRRLFSPKNLRSPFGYRRSNGNAADNSTLSGLASLLNPATFHRATTAAASKISRSMALRTTGGLSRDGGGSGGSSSGGVGGGSGFNLLASHGPPMNGISKRQRNANDGHKFHRLSLGSSASMVFGKIKSLWSAQATTVNAGLNQLADDEGGNVKPLVMNGKSKSSQDELQVRLGFFLENNTRRNLRAPNQSCSSLTSANTSPVSTLTGSSEADVSRVLQEPNPYHTGCESIGSMMSISEQSNASSSPVSRRHSVTTSQSGSNVDDLLAFKSRRTTVRRSARSGQIKGPIDPKIRFAQYRQQHQQQQQLQQQLTLKPLFFEVPTHEPNPLFVGRHWLVRELATAIQSTDSPGVLLSGNLGTGKTALLLQLVEYSCFGRRKELPIQENDGIYCQINVAHDRLRTLASHVVAYHFCQADNNSTCLIPDFVHSLAAQLCQAPQLAAYHEFLLGEHALQHALSVKECIANPERAMTMGILEPLAALRRTGKIPAKNCVILVDALCEAEYHRPDHGDTVASFLQRMSVHFPPWLKVIATIRTQMLEFCKGLPYTKMSLDSWATNEMLQKDILEYITFRINQSQSIQHNVAGGKEIINTSAHFKFAQHLLALSKGSFLFAKLTLDLIERGNLVIKSSSFKVLPVSLAQIFLLNFNLRFPTATAYDRISNILAVCLAALYPLTLTEIFYSLNALIASGESPADSESGSEPDGTGGGMIDWDEFLCRFKTLTGFLVKRLDDTYMFFHPSFREWLIRRDDGESTKFLCDLRNGHAGIALRLSRLQAPLDPEQALELGHHILKAHLYRNAPSHQSPRDLQAYWVASVTGCVSSALTTLRNVYSPNVKVSRLLLLAGASPDHVTPFLGSAPILCIAAHEGILPMVNLLLEFGASVEQTNSQGCTPLILASARGHCDVVRQLVAAGAFLGQTDTSQRCALVHAAIAGRLQVVKYLVACDWLPRSGSNDVTLEQAAQQALTAAAGQGNTDIVEDLLDMGEVQVNRLDVITGETALTTACANGHTETIVILLNRGASTEVRNRKEMAPLLIAVKEGHWAIVERLLQHPADCEQTEANSKTALMIAAEEGHVGIIELLLSRGASLTAQDKDGLTALSWACLRGKQQAAKCLLERGADKQHADGTGRTPLDLAAYQGSASLVQMLLDHGAQIEHVDINGMRPLDRAIACRNVQVVQVFLKRGAKLGPATWAMANGKPEIMLILLNKLLEDGNTLYRKNRLQEASHRYQYALKKIPSAPSTGGDVNGNGGCTMVTDPLTGGPVPDSNNNSHSNNSNVATFQQLRFNFLLNLSRCKRKMNDVAEAIELARQAIEIKPSAYDGYYARAKALMEQGSYGEALRDASAALARAQPTTAEIRETLTRLHGDLQKRQMQVIADTANSALASVGLSTVATPMESVGSTRSSSVHSGRSFAESMDIITDL; encoded by the exons AGTCCCTCGGACATACTCGGCACAGCGGAGCGCTACAAGCTGAAGGACCGGCCTCCAAAGTGTCCCCAGGGCGGTAAGACGGAATCACACTACGCCAGCATCACCACCGGTAGCACCGGTGTCGCCGGATCGACCCATCACCAGCAGCCCGGCTACGGCATGATGAAGCCCCTGCAGCAACGGTCAGCCcttaacagcagcagcgaaatcaCGTCCAGCACTTGTGCGACACCGCCACAGAACCGCCGGCGTCTGTTCAGTCCCAAGAATCTGCGCAGCCCGTTCGGGTACCGGCGCAGCAACGGGAACGCAGCGGACAACAGCACACTGTCGG GCTTAGCCTCGCTGCTAAATCCAGCAACGTTCCATCGGGCAACGACGGCCGCTGCGAGCAAAATTAGTCGTTCGATGGCCCTAAGGACCACTGGCGGACTATCGCGAGACGGTGGCGGTAGCGGAGGCTCGTCAAGTGGTGGCGTTGGAGGTGGTAGTGGGTTCAATCTGTTGGCCTCCCATGGGCCACCGATGAACGGGATTAGCAAGCGCCAGCGGAACGCTAATGATGGCCATAAATTTCATCGACTCAGCCTCGGTTCGTCCGCGTCGATGGTTTTCGGCAAAATTAAATCTCTCTGGTCAGCGCAGGCGACGACGGTCAACGCGGGATTGAATCAATTAGCAG ACGACGAAGGAGGCAACGTGAAACCGCTGGTGATGAATGGCAAATCGAAATCCTCGCAGGACGAGCTGCAGGTACGGCTCGGGTTCTTCCTCGAGAACAACACGCGGCGCAATCTGCGCGCACCGAACCAATCGTGCAGCTCGCTGACCTCGGCCAACACCAGCCCCGTCTCGACGCTGACCGGGTCGTCCGAGGCGGACGTGTCCCGCGTTCTGCAGGAACCGAACCCGTACCACACCGGCTGTGAGTCGATCGGGTCCATGATGTCGATCTCGGAACAGAGCAATGCTTCCTCCAGCCCCGTCAGCAGACGCCATTCTGTTACAA CATCTCAAAGTGGGAGTAACGTGGATGATTTGCTGGCGTTTAAGAGCCGCCGTACGACGGTGCGTCGATCGGCACGCTCCGGCCAGATCAAGGGACCGATCGATCCGAAGATACGCTTTGCGCAGTaccgccagcagcaccagcaacagcagcaactgcagcagcagctcacgCTGAAGCCACTGTTCTTCGAGGTTCCTACGCACGAGCCGAACCCACTGTTTGTCGGCCGGCATTGGTTGGTGCGCGAGCTGGCCACCGCGATCCAGTCGACCGATTCGCCCGGCGTGCTGCTGAGCGGTAATCTTGGCACCGGCAAGACGGCACTGCTGCTCCAGCTCGTCGAGTACTCCTGCTTCGGGCGGCGCAAGGAGCTGCCGATCCAGGAGAACGATGGCATCTACTGTCAGATCAACGTGGCGCACGATCGGCTGCGCACGCTCGCCTCGCACGTGGTGGCGTACCACTTCTGCCAGGCCGACAACAACTCCACCTGCCTCATACCGGACTTCGTACACTCGCTGGCGGCACAGCTCTGCCAGGCGCCGCAGCTAGCCGCGTACCACGAGTTTCTGCTCGGCGAGCACGCCTTGCAGCACGCACTGAGCGTGAAGGAGTGCATTGCCAATCCCGAGCGAGCGATGACGATGGGCATCCTGGAGCCGCTCGCCGCCCTGCGCCGGACGGGCAAGATCCCGGCCAAGAACTGCGTCATACTGGTGGATGCACTGTGCGAGGCGGAGTACCATCGGCCCGATCACGGCGATACGGTCGCGTCCTTTCTGCAGCGCATGAGCGTACACTTCCCGCCCTGGCTGAAGGTGATCGCCACCATCCGCACGCAGATGCTCGAGTTCTGCAAGGGTTTACCGTACACGAAGATGAGCCTGGACAGCTGGGCGACGAACGAGATGCTGCAGAAGGACATCCTCGAGTACATCACGTTCCGCATCAACCAGAGCCAAAGCATCCAGCACAATGTGGCCGGCGGGAAGGAGATCATCAACACGAGCGCCCACTTCAAGTTTGCGCAGCATCTGCTCGCCCTGTCCAAGGGTTCGTTTCTGTTTGCGAAGCTGACGCTCGATTTGATCGAGCGCGGCAATCTGGTGATCAAGTCGAGCAGCTTCAAGGTGCTGCCGGTCTCGTTGGCACAGATCTTCCTGCTGAACTTTAACCTGCGCTTCCCGACCGCCACCGCGTACGATCGTATTTCCAACATTTTGGCCGTCTGCCTGGCCGCTCTCTATCCGCTCACGCTGACGGAAATCTTCTACTCGCTGAATGCGCTGATCGCGTCGGGTGAGTCGCCCGCCGACTCGGAATCAGGATCGGAACCAGACGGCACCGGCGGTGGCATGATCGATTGGGATGAGTTCCTGTGCCGGTTCAAGACGCTGACCGGCTTTCTGGTGAAGCGGCTCGACGATACGTACATGTTCTTCCACCCTTCGTTCAGGGAGTGGTTGATACGGCGCGACGACGGCGAAAGCACCAAGTTCCTGTGCGATCTGCGCAACGGGCATGCGGGCATTGCACTGCGCCTGTCGCGCCTGCAGGCACCGCTCGATCCGGAGCAGGCACTCGAGCTCGGCCATCACATACTGAAGGCCCACCTGTACCGAAATGCTCCCTCGCACCAATCACCCCGCGACCTGCAGGCGTACTGGGTTGCGTCGGTAACGGGCTGCGTCTCGTCCGCACTCACCACGCTGCGCAATGTGTACAGTCCGAACGTGAAGGTGTCGCGATTATTGCTGCTGGCCGGAGCATCGCCCGACCATGTGACGCCCTTCCTGGGCAGCGCTCCGATCCTGTGCATAGCGGCGCACGAGGGCATACTGCCGATGGTGAATCTGCTGCTCGAGTTCGGCGCGAGCGTGGAGCAAACGAACAGCCAAGGATGCACACCGCTCATCCTAGCCTCGGCCCGGGGTCACTGTGACGTGGTGCGCCAGTTGGTGGCCGCTGGAGCGTTCCTCGGCCAAACCGATACCTCCCAGCGGTGCGCACTGGTGCACGCGGCCATCGCTGGCCGGCTGCAGGTGGTGAAGTATCTGGTCGCTTGCGATTGGCTTCCCCGCTCGGGAAGCAACGATGTGACACTGGAGCAGGCGGCCCAGCAAGCGCTGACGGCAGCGGCCGGCCAGGGCAATACGGACATTGTGGAGGATCTGCTCGACATGGGCGAGGTGCAGGTGAACCGGCTGGATGTGATTACCGGCGAGACGGCCCTGACGACGGCCTGCGCGAACGGGCACACGGAAACGATCGTCATACTGCTGAACCGGGGTGCCTCGACCGAGGTGCGCAACCGGAAGGagatggcaccgctgctgatCGCGGTCAAGGAGGGCCACTGGGCGATCGTGGAGCGACTGCTGCAGCATCCGGCCGACTGTGAACAGACGGAAGCGAACAGCAAAACGGCACTGATGATTGCGGCCGAGGAGGGCCACGTGGGCATCATCGAGCTGCTACTGAGTCGAG GCGCCTCGCTAACAGCGCAGGACAAAGATGGACTGACGGCACTGAGTTGGGCTTGCTTGAGGGGTAAGCAGCAGGCGGCCAAGTGTCTGCTGGAACGGGGAGCCGATAAGCAGCACGCGGACGGTACCGGTCGCACACCGCTCGATCTGGCCGCGTACCAAGGTTCGGCCTCGCTCGTGCAGATGCTGCTCGATCATGGGGCGCAAATTGAGCACGTCGACATCAACGGGATGCGTCCGCTGGATCGTGCCATCGCCTGCCGCAACGTGCAGGTCGTGCAGGTGTTCCTGAAACGAGGCGCCAAACTTGGACCAGCCACGTGGGCCATGGCGAACGGGAAGCCGGAAATAAT GTTGATACTGTTAAACAAGCTGCTAGAGGATGGCAACACGCTGTACAGGAAGAATCGACTGCAGGAAGCATCGCACCGGTATCAGTACGCATTGAAGAAGATCCCTTCCGCACCGAGTACCGGTGGGGATGTGAACGGGAATGGCGGCTGTACGATGGTTACCGATCCGCTTACCGGCGGTCCCGTGCcggacagcaacaacaacagccatagcaacaacagcaatgtGGCCACCTTCCAGCAGTTGCGGTTTAATTTCTTGCTCAATCTATCCCGCTGCAAGCGAAAAATGAAC GATGTAGCAGAAGCGATCGAGCTGGCGCGGCAAGCGATCGAGATTAAACCGAGCGCGTACGACGGTTACTACGCCCGTGCGAAAGCACTGATGGAGCAGGGCAGCTACGGTGAGGCACTGCGCGATGCATCGGCCGCCCTGGCCCGGGCACAACCGACGACGGCCGAAATTCGGGAAACGCTTACCCGCCTGCACGGTGACTTGCAGAAGCGCCAGATGCAGGTGATCGCCGACACGGCCAACTCGGCCCTGGCAAGCGTGGGCCTGTCGACCGTGGCCACACCGATGGAGAGCGTCGGCAGCACGCGTTCCAGCTCCGTCCACAGTGGTCGCTCGTTCGCCGAATCGATGGACATCATTACCGATCTGTGA
- the LOC120951411 gene encoding ubiquitin-like protein 7: MPSVYLGVHLPLKPYQKLKVDNVDLASPTEALRSEAAKLMQNDVAADDFELLYCGCLLKTDDILQNKGVSDGSMIHVIQKRREKDPSTEQQQQPQPEDRELTEAEVQEVLSVWRTVDSSNFQKARQPEFMKNVLDAYPAIRRNLFVLSLLKDPILLSSMQQPEMVRRVAPKHPILVEASRTIVQLLNSKMISKVANCHLSAPLDSALDDPLTDSSSSDENTASPTTSAAPNTIRRITADNLASALAFAGSRSSYNSLSNISQRDADSRANQPEPTGEGSAGTGTSVVANLPSTSAAAGSNQPTTSSNAAAGRITSSMLLDAISMMFEQQASGSGGSTAGSSGAVSSQRVPTVVEPMDTSPAPPTTAGAAAPEPMGNDLGAQTLSQHSTLAASIGQYRRELDTMREMGLTDTETNLQALIVCNGNVESAVNLVFGGMSN, encoded by the exons ATGCCGTCCGTCTATCTGGGTGTGCATTTGCCGTTAAAACCGTACCAAAAGCTAAAGGTGGATAATGTCGATCTAGCCAGCCCAACAGAGGCGCTTCGGTCGGAAGCAGCCAAACTGATGCAGAACGATGTTGCCGCAGATGATTTCG AATTGCTGTACTGTGGCTGCTTGCTGAAAACGGACGACATCCTGCAAAACAAAGGCGTCAGCGATGGTTCAATGATACACGTCATACAGAAGCGTCGCGAAAAAGATCCATcgaccgagcagcagcagcagccgcaaccGGAGGACCGAGAGCTGACCGAAGCCGAAGTGCAGGAAGTACTGTCCGTATGGCGCACGGTCGATTCGTCCAACTTCCAGAAGGCAAGGCAGCCCGAATTTATGAAGAACGTACTGGACGCCTACCCGGCGATTCGGCGCAATCTGTTCGTGCTGTCCTTGCTGAAGGATCCAATTCTGCTGTCCTCGATGCAGCAGCCGGAAATGGTTCGGCGCGTAGCCCCCAAGCATCCGATACTGGTCGAGGCATCACGCACGATTGTGCAGCTGCTCAACTCCAAGATGATCTCCAAGGTGGCCAACTGTCATCTGTCCGCACCGCTCGACAGCGCGCTGGACGATCCATTGACGGACTCGTCGTCGAGCGACGAAAACACTGCCTCGCCGACGACCTCGGCCGCTCCCAACACAATCCGCCGCATCACGGCCGACAATCTGGCGTCTGCGCTTGCTTTCGCGGGCTCGCGCAGCTCGTACAACTCTCTGTCCAACATCTCCCAGCGCGATGCGGACAGCCGTGCTAATCAGCCGGAACCGACTGGCGAAGGGTCAGCTGGAACCGGCACGTCCGTCGTCGCCAACCTGCCCTCCACCTCAGCTGCTGCCGGCAGCAATCAGCCGACCACTTCCTCGAATGCTGCCGCCGGACGCATCACGTCCTCGATGTTGCTCGACGCGATCTCGATGATGTTTGAGCAGCAGGCATCCGGATCAGGTGGATCCACCGCCGGCAGCAGTGGTGCCGTATCGAGCCAACGCGTTCCGACAGTGGTTGAACCGATGGACACGAGCCCTGCACCACCCACTACTGCCGGTGCCGCAGCGCCGGAACCGATGGGCAACGATCTTGGGGCACAGACGCTTTCGCAGCATTCGACACTGGCGGCCAGCATCGGACAGTACCGACGGGAGCTGGACACGATGCGCGAAATGGGACTGACCGACACGGAAACGAATCTGCAGGCACTGATCGTGTGCAACGGCAATGTCGAGTCGGCCGTGAATCTTGTCTTTGGTGGAATGAGCAATTAG